A window from Salmo trutta chromosome 29, fSalTru1.1, whole genome shotgun sequence encodes these proteins:
- the LOC115167000 gene encoding tropomyosin alpha-1 chain isoform X5 — protein MDAIKKKMQMLKLDKENALDRAEGAEGDKKAAEDKSKQLEDDLVALQKKLKGTEDELDKYSESLKDAQEKLELAEKKATDAEADVASLNRRIQLVEEELDRAQERLATALTKLEEAEKAADESERGMKVIENRASKDEEKMELQEIQLKEAKHIAEEADRKYEEVARKLVIIESDLERTEERAELSESKCAELEEELKTVTNNLKSLEAQAEKYSQKEDKYEEEIKVLADKLKKAETRAEFAERSVAKLEKTIDDLEEMSHAAVENVGMCQMLDQTLMDLNNM, from the exons ATGGACGCCATCAAGAAGAAGATGCAGATGCTTAAGCTAGACAAGGAGAATGCCTTGGACAGAGCTGAGGGAGCTGAGGGAGACAAAAAGGCAGCGGAAGACAAGAGCAAACAG CTTGAGGATGACCTGGTAGCGCTGCAGAAGAAGCTGAAGGGAACAGAGGATGAGTTGGACAAGTACTCTGAGTCTCTTAAGGATGCCCAGGAGAAACTTGAACTCGCTGAGAAGAAAGCCACAGAC GCCGAGGCTGATGTAGCTTCCCTGAACAGACGTATCCAACTGGTTGAGGAGGAGTTGGATCGTGCTCAGGAGCGTCTGGCCACAGCTCTGACCAAGCTGGAGGAGGCTGAGAAAGCTGCTGATGAGAGTGAGAG AGGCATGAAGGTGATTGAAAACAGAGCATCGAAGGATGAGGAGAAGATGGAGCTGCAGGAGATCCAGCTGAAGGAGGCCAAGCACATCGCTGAGGAGGCTGACAGGAAGTACGAGGAG GTCGCCCGTAAGCTGGTCATCATTGAGAGTGATCTGGAACGTACAGAGGAGCGCGCTGAGCTCTCTGAAAG CAAATGCGCTGAGCTTGAGGAAGAGTTGAAGACAGTCACAAACAACCTGAAGTCTCTTGAGGCTCAGGCAGAGAAG TACTCACAGAAGGAGGACAAGTACGAGGAGGAGATCAAGGTTCTCGCAGACAAGCTAAAGAAG GCTGAGACCCGTGCTGAGTTCGCTGAGAGGTCCGTGGCCAAGCTTGAGAAGACCATTGATGATCTGGAGG AAATGTCTCATGCTGCTGTTG AGAACGTTGGTATGTGTCAAATGTTGGATCAGACACTCATGGACCTCAATAACATGTAA
- the LOC115167000 gene encoding tropomyosin alpha-4 chain isoform X4 codes for MAGLTSLEAVKRKIKALQEQADGAEESAERRQKELGLERDARESAEADVASLNRRIQLVEEELDRAQERLATALTKLEEAEKAADESERGMKVIENRASKDEEKMELQEIQLKEAKHIAEEADRKYEEVARKLVIIESDLERTEERAELSESKCAELEEELKTVTNNLKSLEAQAEKYSQKEDKYEEEIKVLADKLKKAETRAEFAERSVAKLEKTIDDLEDPLYRQLEKNRLLSNELRVVLNQD; via the exons ATGGCCGGGCTAACGTCGTTGGAAGCTGTAAAAAGGAAAATTAAAGCATTACAAGAGCAGGCTGATGGTGCAGAAGAGTCGGCAGAGAGGCGGCAGAAGGAACTGGGTCTGGAGAGGGATGCGAGAGAATCC GCCGAGGCTGATGTAGCTTCCCTGAACAGACGTATCCAACTGGTTGAGGAGGAGTTGGATCGTGCTCAGGAGCGTCTGGCCACAGCTCTGACCAAGCTGGAGGAGGCTGAGAAAGCTGCTGATGAGAGTGAGAG AGGCATGAAGGTGATTGAAAACAGAGCATCGAAGGATGAGGAGAAGATGGAGCTGCAGGAGATCCAGCTGAAGGAGGCCAAGCACATCGCTGAGGAGGCTGACAGGAAGTACGAGGAG GTCGCCCGTAAGCTGGTCATCATTGAGAGTGATCTGGAACGTACAGAGGAGCGCGCTGAGCTCTCTGAAAG CAAATGCGCTGAGCTTGAGGAAGAGTTGAAGACAGTCACAAACAACCTGAAGTCTCTTGAGGCTCAGGCAGAGAAG TACTCACAGAAGGAGGACAAGTACGAGGAGGAGATCAAGGTTCTCGCAGACAAGCTAAAGAAG GCTGAGACCCGTGCTGAGTTCGCTGAGAGGTCCGTGGCCAAGCTTGAGAAGACCATTGATGATCTGGAGG ACCCTCTGTACCGGCAGCTTGAGAAAAACCGGCTTCTATCCAATGAACTGAGAGTGGTGTTAAATCAGGATTAA
- the LOC115167000 gene encoding tropomyosin alpha-1 chain isoform X3, with protein MAGLTSLEAVKRKIKALQEQADGAEESAERRQKELGLERDARESAEADVASLNRRIQLVEEELDRAQERLATALTKLEEAEKAADESERGMKVIENRASKDEEKMELQEIQLKEAKHIAEEADRKYEEVARKLVIIESDLERTEERAELSESKCAELEEELKTVTNNLKSLEAQAEKYSQKEDKYEEEIKVLADKLKKAETRAEFAERSVAKLEKTIDDLEDELYAQKLKYKAISEELDHTLNDMTSM; from the exons ATGGCCGGGCTAACGTCGTTGGAAGCTGTAAAAAGGAAAATTAAAGCATTACAAGAGCAGGCTGATGGTGCAGAAGAGTCGGCAGAGAGGCGGCAGAAGGAACTGGGTCTGGAGAGGGATGCGAGAGAATCC GCCGAGGCTGATGTAGCTTCCCTGAACAGACGTATCCAACTGGTTGAGGAGGAGTTGGATCGTGCTCAGGAGCGTCTGGCCACAGCTCTGACCAAGCTGGAGGAGGCTGAGAAAGCTGCTGATGAGAGTGAGAG AGGCATGAAGGTGATTGAAAACAGAGCATCGAAGGATGAGGAGAAGATGGAGCTGCAGGAGATCCAGCTGAAGGAGGCCAAGCACATCGCTGAGGAGGCTGACAGGAAGTACGAGGAG GTCGCCCGTAAGCTGGTCATCATTGAGAGTGATCTGGAACGTACAGAGGAGCGCGCTGAGCTCTCTGAAAG CAAATGCGCTGAGCTTGAGGAAGAGTTGAAGACAGTCACAAACAACCTGAAGTCTCTTGAGGCTCAGGCAGAGAAG TACTCACAGAAGGAGGACAAGTACGAGGAGGAGATCAAGGTTCTCGCAGACAAGCTAAAGAAG GCTGAGACCCGTGCTGAGTTCGCTGAGAGGTCCGTGGCCAAGCTTGAGAAGACCATTGATGATCTGGAGG ATGAGTTGTATGCACAGAAACTGAAGTACAAGGCCATCAGCGAGGAGCTGGACCACACCCTCAACGACATGACCTCCATGTAA
- the LOC115167000 gene encoding tropomyosin alpha-1 chain isoform X1, whose translation MDAIKKKMQMLKLDKENALDRAEGAEGDKKAAEDKSKQLEDDLVALQKKLKGTEDELDKYSESLKDAQEKLELAEKKATDAEADVASLNRRIQLVEEELDRAQERLATALTKLEEAEKAADESERGMKVIENRASKDEEKMELQEIQLKEAKHIAEEADRKYEEVARKLVIIESDLERTEERAELSESKCAELEEELKTVTNNLKSLEAQAEKYSQKEDKYEEEIKVLADKLKKAETRAEFAERSVAKLEKTIDDLEDELYAQKLKYKAISEELDHTLNDMTSI comes from the exons ATGGACGCCATCAAGAAGAAGATGCAGATGCTTAAGCTAGACAAGGAGAATGCCTTGGACAGAGCTGAGGGAGCTGAGGGAGACAAAAAGGCAGCGGAAGACAAGAGCAAACAG CTTGAGGATGACCTGGTAGCGCTGCAGAAGAAGCTGAAGGGAACAGAGGATGAGTTGGACAAGTACTCTGAGTCTCTTAAGGATGCCCAGGAGAAACTTGAACTCGCTGAGAAGAAAGCCACAGAC GCCGAGGCTGATGTAGCTTCCCTGAACAGACGTATCCAACTGGTTGAGGAGGAGTTGGATCGTGCTCAGGAGCGTCTGGCCACAGCTCTGACCAAGCTGGAGGAGGCTGAGAAAGCTGCTGATGAGAGTGAGAG AGGCATGAAGGTGATTGAAAACAGAGCATCGAAGGATGAGGAGAAGATGGAGCTGCAGGAGATCCAGCTGAAGGAGGCCAAGCACATCGCTGAGGAGGCTGACAGGAAGTACGAGGAG GTCGCCCGTAAGCTGGTCATCATTGAGAGTGATCTGGAACGTACAGAGGAGCGCGCTGAGCTCTCTGAAAG CAAATGCGCTGAGCTTGAGGAAGAGTTGAAGACAGTCACAAACAACCTGAAGTCTCTTGAGGCTCAGGCAGAGAAG TACTCACAGAAGGAGGACAAGTACGAGGAGGAGATCAAGGTTCTCGCAGACAAGCTAAAGAAG GCTGAGACCCGTGCTGAGTTCGCTGAGAGGTCCGTGGCCAAGCTTGAGAAGACCATTGATGATCTGGAGG ATGAGTTGTATGCACAGAAACTGAAGTACAAGGCCATCAGCGAGGAGCTGGACCACACCCTCAACGACATGACCTCCAT TTAA
- the LOC115167000 gene encoding tropomyosin alpha-1 chain isoform X2, whose translation MDAIKKKMQMLKLDKENALDRAEGAEGDKKAAEDKSKQLEDDLVALQKKLKGTEDELDKYSESLKDAQEKLELAEKKATDAEADVASLNRRIQLVEEELDRAQERLATALTKLEEAEKAADESERGMKVIENRASKDEEKMELQEIQLKEAKHIAEEADRKYEEVARKLVIIESDLERTEERAELSESKCAELEEELKTVTNNLKSLEAQAEKYSQKEDKYEEEIKVLADKLKKAETRAEFAERSVAKLEKTIDDLEDPLYRQLEKNRLLSNELRVVLNQD comes from the exons ATGGACGCCATCAAGAAGAAGATGCAGATGCTTAAGCTAGACAAGGAGAATGCCTTGGACAGAGCTGAGGGAGCTGAGGGAGACAAAAAGGCAGCGGAAGACAAGAGCAAACAG CTTGAGGATGACCTGGTAGCGCTGCAGAAGAAGCTGAAGGGAACAGAGGATGAGTTGGACAAGTACTCTGAGTCTCTTAAGGATGCCCAGGAGAAACTTGAACTCGCTGAGAAGAAAGCCACAGAC GCCGAGGCTGATGTAGCTTCCCTGAACAGACGTATCCAACTGGTTGAGGAGGAGTTGGATCGTGCTCAGGAGCGTCTGGCCACAGCTCTGACCAAGCTGGAGGAGGCTGAGAAAGCTGCTGATGAGAGTGAGAG AGGCATGAAGGTGATTGAAAACAGAGCATCGAAGGATGAGGAGAAGATGGAGCTGCAGGAGATCCAGCTGAAGGAGGCCAAGCACATCGCTGAGGAGGCTGACAGGAAGTACGAGGAG GTCGCCCGTAAGCTGGTCATCATTGAGAGTGATCTGGAACGTACAGAGGAGCGCGCTGAGCTCTCTGAAAG CAAATGCGCTGAGCTTGAGGAAGAGTTGAAGACAGTCACAAACAACCTGAAGTCTCTTGAGGCTCAGGCAGAGAAG TACTCACAGAAGGAGGACAAGTACGAGGAGGAGATCAAGGTTCTCGCAGACAAGCTAAAGAAG GCTGAGACCCGTGCTGAGTTCGCTGAGAGGTCCGTGGCCAAGCTTGAGAAGACCATTGATGATCTGGAGG ACCCTCTGTACCGGCAGCTTGAGAAAAACCGGCTTCTATCCAATGAACTGAGAGTGGTGTTAAATCAGGATTAA
- the LOC115166999 gene encoding F-box only protein 22-like, producing MDGNTDFSGISDECTAEYILSNVAEVVERILTFVPTKSLLQIACVCRLWMNCARRVLRVQQKLTWVSASGPSNYDGHALCHSLAEEVENVYLLPKTVLVMVDSETFSGQDSCYKQKKARKTHHSPDSVEELNRLFPNGCDIMAIATPGVVLTPSGSHSGPPKEFQEGEAGYAIMFPRMEGVDIRPFHFCKRTISESHLEEAGLVNNPDLRVVLLFGYEAYKPGANRFLNQVLEPLARSKALIAGGHVENVFSPERECCGRGSYGVVGLALSGPRIQGASVLLEQDVSSPKAAEATIRRLKAANLPERNTLGFMFACVGRGHNYYNNQRNVEADTFRKVFPNIPLFGFFGNGEIGCDRIVKEDYTLCDTDTDSLQHGYTTVMTLVHLG from the exons ATGGATGGAAATACGGACTTTTCTGGAATTTCAGATGAATGCACGGCAGAATACATTCTCAGTAATGTGGCAGAAGTAGTGGAGAGAATTTTGACGTTTGTACCAACTAAATCCCTGCTCCAAATTGCGTG TGTTTGCAGACTGTGGATGAACTGTGCACGGAGAGTACTGAGGGTCCAGCAGAAGTTGACGTGGGTGTCTGCCTCTGGACCGTCCAACTATGACGGCCATGCTCTCTGCCACAGCCTGGCTGAAGAAGTGGAG AATGTATACCTGCTGCCCAAAACAGTCTTGGTTATGGTGGACAGCGAGACCTTCAGTGGACAAGACTCTTGCTACAAGCAGAAAAAGG CACGCAAGACCCACCACAGTCCAGACTCAGTGGAGGAACTGAACAGGCTGTTCCCCAATGGATGTGACATCATGGCCATCGCCACTCCTGGTGTTGTTT TAACTCCCAGTGGCTCCCACTCGGGTCCACCGAAGGAGTTCCAAGAAGGAGAAGCTGGCTATGCTATCATGTTCCCTAGGATGGAGGGAGTGGACATCCGCCCCTTTCACTTCTGCAAACGCACCATCTCAGAGTCACACCTGGAGGAAGCAG GGCTGGTGAATAACCCTGATCTGCGTGTGGTGCTGCTCTTTGGCTATGAAGCCTACAAACCCGGAGCAAACCGCTTCCTTAACCAGGTCCTGGAGCCTTTGGCACGCAGCAAGGCTCTCATCGCTGGGGGCCATGTGGAGAATGTCTTCTCCCCTGAAAGAGAGTG CTGTGGCCGGGGGTCGTACGGCGTGGTGGGTCTGGCTCTGAGCGGTCCAAGGATCCAGGGGGCCAGTGTTCTCCTGGAGCAGGACGTGAGCAGCCCCAAGGCAGCCGAGGCCACCATACGGAGACTGAAAGCAGCCAACCTCCCAGAGAGGAACACCCTGGGCTTCATGTTTGCCTGCGTGGGCCGCGGACACAACTATTACAACAACCAACGTAATGTGGAGGCTGACACCTTCCGCAAGGTGTTCCCCAACATCCCACTGTTTGGCTTCTTTGGTAACGGGGAGATCGGGTGTGATCGTATCGTGAAGGAGGACTATACTCTGTGTGACACGGATACGGACAGTCTGCAGCATGGATACACCACTGTTATGACCCTAGTTCACCTTGGCTGA